A window of the Halichoerus grypus chromosome 2, mHalGry1.hap1.1, whole genome shotgun sequence genome harbors these coding sequences:
- the GAST gene encoding gastrin — protein MQRLCVYVLILALALATSSEASWRPRSQLQEAPSDPGANRGLEPRWLDRLGAASHQRRQLGLQGPPQLVADLSKKQGPWVEEEEAAYGWMDFGRRSAEEGDQRP, from the exons ATGCAGCGACTGTGTGTGTACGTGCTGATCTTGGCGCTGGCTCTGGCCACCTCCTCTGAAGCTTCTTGGAGGCCCCGCTCCCAGCTGCAGGAGGCACCCTCGGATCCAGGGGCAAACAGGGGCCTGGAGCCACGCTGGCTGGACCGGCTGGGCGCAGCCTCTCACCAGCGAAGGCAGCTAGGGCTCCAGGGTCCCCCACAGCTGGTGGCAG ACCTGTCCAAGAAGCAGGGACCGTGGGTGGAGGAAGAAGAAGCAGCTTACGGATGGATGGACTTCGGCCGCCGCAGTGCGGAGGAAGGGGACCAGCGTCCCTAG